From a single Paraburkholderia edwinii genomic region:
- a CDS encoding oxidoreductase gives MSSSTTPVWFITGCSTGFGRELARAVLERGWRCVATARNKASLADLADGASDRLLTLDLDVTDPKQIAATVEAALKRFGSIDVLVNNAGYGYQAAIEEGVEAEIRAQFDVNVFGLFAMTRAVLPSMRARRKGHVLNITSLAGLAGYAGSGYYAASKHAVEGWSDSLAIEVEPLGIKVICVAPGPFRTDWAGRSLKQTPNRIADYADTAGKRMQNTAQSTGTQLGDPVRAAQTMLKITEVSDPPHNLLLGAASLEGGTKRLRDLLDDIEKWRETSLGADFPAGT, from the coding sequence ATGAGTTCATCCACGACGCCCGTCTGGTTTATCACCGGCTGTTCGACGGGCTTCGGCCGCGAACTGGCGCGCGCGGTGCTCGAGCGCGGATGGCGCTGCGTCGCGACCGCGCGCAACAAGGCGTCGCTGGCCGATCTTGCCGACGGTGCGAGCGACCGGCTGCTCACGCTCGATCTCGATGTCACCGATCCGAAGCAGATCGCTGCAACCGTCGAAGCGGCATTGAAACGCTTCGGCTCGATTGACGTGCTTGTCAACAATGCGGGCTACGGCTATCAGGCGGCGATCGAAGAAGGCGTCGAAGCCGAGATTCGCGCTCAGTTCGACGTCAACGTATTCGGCCTCTTTGCGATGACGCGCGCGGTATTGCCGTCGATGCGCGCGCGCCGCAAGGGCCACGTGCTGAACATTACGTCGCTGGCGGGGTTGGCCGGTTATGCGGGCTCGGGGTACTACGCGGCGAGCAAACACGCCGTGGAGGGCTGGTCCGATTCGCTGGCGATCGAAGTCGAGCCGCTCGGCATCAAGGTCATCTGTGTGGCGCCGGGGCCGTTCCGCACCGACTGGGCCGGACGGTCGCTCAAGCAGACGCCGAACCGTATCGCCGACTACGCGGACACGGCAGGCAAGCGCATGCAGAACACCGCGCAAAGCACGGGCACGCAGCTTGGCGACCCGGTCCGCGCCGCGCAGACGATGCTGAAAATCACCGAGGTCAGCGATCCGCCGCACAATCTGCTGCTCGGCGCGGCCTCGCTCGAAGGCGGCACGAAACGGCTGCGCGACTTGCTCGACGATATCGAGAAGTGGCGCGAGACGAGTCTGGGGGCGGATTTCCCGGCAGGGACGTAA
- a CDS encoding xanthine dehydrogenase family protein molybdopterin-binding subunit gives MNNDIIGDPMRRVDGRLKVTGAAHYAADQSLPGMVYAYGVFSTISSGRVLRIDTADARRTPGVIEIFSHEQFPRLYRAPRTISSFNDILTASVTDERRLPFEDATVNYAGQFVALVVADTFEHAREAAYKVNVTYATNKPVTSLAQGVETGGTRDGGRGHARGDAATAFDSAPHRVDAVYRTPVETHNPMEMHATLAHWEGDELHLFEASQGVTVHRNTIARVFGLSPDQVTVEAPFIGSGFGSKLWMWPHSVAASAASRAVGRPVKLVVPRAQMFTTTGHRPETQQHVRLAADANGKLLSLRHESVNTTSFTDQYVENCGGVSKSLYSCPNVLVSHAVTRVNQGSPTSMRAPGAAPGLFALESAIDELALQANMDPREFRLRNISTQDESANLPWSSNHLHEAIVQAGDRFGWQRRTPGIGSMRDGHEIVGYGMAACNWDAYRTPAQARVELRSDGSACVICAVQDIGTGTYTIAAQTVSSLTGVPVERIDVKLGDSSFPSAPVSGGSWATASVMPAIAEATRNAIAQLKTFATQNGAFFDSVKPDTLKFENGRLVNGDRSVDFATVLKSQRLASAEGAAQTSGAPSGKYSFRSFGVHYVEVRWDPGISHLRVARVVSAIDVGRVVNPMTARNQVEGAIVMGIGMALFEGTEYDARTGLPSNNNYAEYVVPVHADQPQVDVILLDYPDYELNEFGVRGIGEIGITGLAAAVANATYHATGQRVRELPITMDKLMDLSAPFNA, from the coding sequence ATGAACAACGACATCATCGGCGATCCGATGCGCCGGGTGGACGGGCGCCTCAAGGTAACGGGCGCCGCGCACTACGCGGCCGACCAGAGCCTGCCCGGCATGGTCTACGCGTATGGCGTATTCAGCACGATTTCAAGCGGTCGCGTGTTGCGCATCGATACGGCCGACGCGCGCCGCACGCCTGGCGTGATCGAAATTTTCAGCCACGAGCAGTTTCCGCGTCTGTATCGCGCGCCGCGCACGATCAGTTCGTTTAACGACATCCTGACCGCGTCGGTGACCGACGAGCGCCGCCTGCCGTTCGAGGACGCGACGGTTAACTACGCGGGCCAGTTTGTCGCGCTGGTGGTGGCCGACACGTTCGAGCACGCGCGCGAAGCCGCCTACAAGGTCAATGTGACCTATGCGACAAACAAGCCGGTGACGAGCCTCGCACAAGGAGTCGAGACGGGCGGCACGCGCGACGGCGGCCGCGGTCACGCGCGCGGCGATGCGGCAACCGCATTCGATAGCGCGCCGCATCGCGTCGACGCCGTGTACCGCACGCCGGTCGAAACGCACAACCCGATGGAAATGCATGCCACGTTGGCGCATTGGGAAGGCGACGAACTGCATCTGTTCGAGGCGTCGCAAGGCGTGACCGTGCATCGCAATACGATCGCGCGCGTATTCGGGCTGTCGCCGGATCAGGTGACGGTCGAAGCGCCGTTTATCGGCTCGGGCTTCGGCAGCAAGCTGTGGATGTGGCCGCATTCGGTCGCGGCAAGCGCCGCGTCGCGCGCGGTCGGGCGACCCGTCAAGCTCGTCGTGCCGCGCGCGCAGATGTTCACGACCACCGGCCACCGGCCGGAAACGCAGCAGCATGTGCGGCTTGCCGCCGACGCGAACGGCAAGCTTCTGTCGCTGCGGCACGAGTCGGTCAATACGACGTCGTTTACCGACCAGTACGTCGAGAACTGCGGCGGCGTATCGAAGAGTCTTTACTCGTGCCCGAATGTGCTCGTGAGCCATGCGGTCACGCGCGTCAATCAGGGTTCGCCGACGTCGATGCGCGCGCCGGGCGCCGCGCCGGGGCTGTTCGCGCTCGAATCGGCGATCGACGAACTCGCGCTGCAAGCGAATATGGATCCGCGCGAATTTCGTCTGCGTAATATTTCGACGCAGGACGAAAGCGCGAACCTGCCGTGGTCGAGCAACCATCTGCACGAGGCGATCGTGCAGGCCGGCGACCGCTTCGGCTGGCAAAGGCGCACGCCGGGCATCGGCTCGATGCGCGATGGCCATGAGATCGTCGGCTACGGCATGGCCGCCTGCAACTGGGACGCGTATCGCACGCCCGCGCAGGCACGCGTCGAGTTGCGCAGCGACGGCAGCGCCTGCGTGATCTGCGCGGTGCAGGATATCGGCACGGGCACCTACACGATTGCCGCGCAGACGGTCAGCAGCCTGACCGGCGTGCCGGTCGAGCGCATCGATGTGAAGCTCGGCGATTCGTCGTTTCCGTCCGCGCCGGTGTCGGGCGGCTCGTGGGCGACCGCGAGCGTGATGCCGGCCATTGCCGAAGCGACGCGCAACGCGATCGCGCAGCTCAAGACCTTCGCGACGCAGAACGGCGCGTTTTTCGACAGCGTGAAGCCCGACACGCTGAAGTTCGAGAACGGCCGGCTCGTGAACGGCGACCGGTCCGTCGACTTCGCGACCGTGCTGAAGTCGCAGCGCCTCGCAAGCGCCGAAGGCGCGGCGCAGACGAGCGGTGCGCCTTCGGGCAAGTACTCGTTCCGCTCGTTTGGCGTGCACTACGTCGAAGTGCGCTGGGATCCGGGTATTTCGCATCTGCGCGTCGCGCGTGTGGTCAGCGCGATCGACGTGGGCCGCGTGGTGAATCCGATGACCGCGCGCAATCAGGTGGAAGGCGCGATCGTGATGGGCATCGGTATGGCGCTGTTCGAAGGCACCGAGTACGACGCGCGCACCGGCCTGCCGTCGAACAACAACTACGCGGAGTATGTGGTGCCCGTCCATGCGGACCAGCCGCAGGTCGATGTGATTCTGCTCGACTATCCGGACTATGAGTTGAACGAGTTCGGCGTGCGTGGGATCGGCGAGATCGGTATTACGGGGCTCGCGGCGGCGGTTGCCAACGCAACGTATCACGCGACCGGCCAGCGCGTGCGCGAATTGCCGATCACGATGGACAAGCTGATGGATCTGTCCGCGCCGTTCAATGCCTGA
- a CDS encoding phosphate acetyltransferase, whose amino-acid sequence MEHQHEKYRRLIEICRSMPPTPTAVVHPCDQGSLQGAVEAARMGLIAPILVGPSERIVAIAKQHEIDIAPYPIVDAPFSHASAAAAVQLVREGRAQALMKGSLHTDELMSAVVSREAGLRTERRVSHCFVMDVPGHANALIITDAAVNIAPTLDEKVDILQNAIDLGHALKMEEVRVAILSAMETVNPKVPSTIEAAALCKMVDRHQITGALVDGPLALDNAIDPEAARIKKIDSPVAGRANVLMVPDLEAGNMLAKSLSFLAGADAAGVVLGARVPIILTSRADSVMTRLASCAVAALVAQARARTTKVEG is encoded by the coding sequence ATGGAACATCAACATGAGAAATATCGGCGTCTGATCGAAATATGCAGGTCGATGCCGCCCACGCCGACGGCCGTCGTGCACCCATGTGACCAAGGCTCGCTGCAAGGCGCGGTCGAAGCAGCGCGGATGGGGTTGATCGCACCGATTCTCGTCGGCCCCAGCGAGCGCATTGTCGCGATCGCGAAGCAGCACGAAATCGACATTGCGCCGTATCCGATCGTCGACGCGCCGTTTAGCCACGCATCGGCTGCGGCGGCGGTGCAACTGGTACGCGAAGGCCGCGCGCAGGCGCTGATGAAAGGCAGCCTGCATACCGACGAACTGATGAGCGCCGTGGTCAGCCGGGAAGCGGGGCTGCGCACCGAGCGGCGCGTGAGCCACTGTTTCGTGATGGATGTGCCGGGCCACGCGAACGCGCTGATCATCACCGACGCGGCGGTCAATATTGCACCGACGCTCGACGAGAAAGTCGATATTCTGCAGAACGCGATCGATCTCGGCCATGCGCTGAAAATGGAAGAAGTGCGCGTCGCGATTCTGTCGGCAATGGAAACAGTCAATCCGAAAGTGCCGTCCACCATCGAGGCCGCCGCGCTCTGCAAGATGGTCGATCGTCATCAGATCACGGGCGCGCTCGTCGATGGGCCGCTTGCGCTCGATAACGCAATCGACCCCGAAGCCGCGCGGATCAAGAAGATCGATTCGCCAGTAGCGGGCCGCGCAAACGTGCTGATGGTGCCCGATCTCGAAGCGGGCAATATGCTGGCCAAGAGCCTGTCGTTTCTGGCAGGCGCCGATGCGGCCGGCGTCGTGCTCGGCGCGCGCGTGCCGATCATTCTGACCAGCCGCGCCGATTCGGTGATGACGCGGCTCGCGTCTTGCGCGGTAGCTGCACTGGTCGCGCAGGCGCGCGCCCGAACGACGAAAGTGGAGGGGTAA
- the fabI gene encoding enoyl-ACP reductase FabI: MTQTQDNARQVLQGMKALVTGIANEHSIAYGCAKAFCELGAEVAITYADDKARPYVEPLAREMEAPIFMPLNASKPEDFEALFARVGSEWGKLDILVHSIAWAPKDDLQGGLLNCSAQGFAAAMDISCHSFIRMARLAAPLMTDGGAMFTMSYHGANKVVPNYNVMGPVKAALEASARYLAYELGPQRIRVHAISPGPLKTRAASGLKDFDLLLTEAAERAPLGELVDIMDVGFTCAFLATPYARRLSGETLYVDGGVHIMA, translated from the coding sequence ATGACGCAAACGCAAGACAACGCGCGCCAGGTTCTGCAGGGCATGAAGGCGCTCGTCACCGGCATCGCAAACGAGCATTCGATCGCCTACGGCTGCGCGAAGGCGTTTTGCGAACTCGGCGCCGAAGTCGCGATCACATACGCCGACGACAAAGCCAGGCCGTATGTCGAACCGCTCGCGCGCGAAATGGAAGCCCCGATTTTCATGCCGCTCAACGCTTCGAAGCCCGAAGATTTCGAGGCATTGTTCGCGCGCGTCGGCAGCGAATGGGGCAAGCTCGATATCCTCGTGCATTCGATCGCATGGGCGCCGAAGGATGATCTGCAAGGCGGCTTGCTGAACTGCTCCGCGCAGGGGTTTGCGGCCGCCATGGATATCTCGTGCCATTCGTTTATCCGCATGGCGCGCCTCGCGGCGCCGCTGATGACAGACGGCGGCGCGATGTTCACGATGAGCTATCACGGCGCGAACAAGGTCGTGCCGAACTACAACGTGATGGGGCCGGTGAAGGCCGCGCTCGAAGCGAGTGCGCGATATCTCGCGTACGAGCTTGGGCCGCAGCGCATTCGCGTGCATGCGATTTCGCCCGGACCGCTGAAAACGCGCGCGGCATCGGGGCTCAAGGATTTCGATCTGCTGCTGACCGAAGCCGCCGAGCGGGCGCCGCTCGGCGAACTCGTCGACATCATGGACGTCGGCTTCACCTGCGCGTTTCTCGCGACGCCGTACGCGCGGCGATTGTCGGGCGAGACGCTCTATGTGGATGGCGGCGTGCACATCATGGCGTAG
- a CDS encoding universal stress protein has product MLRLLIPVIHHEGALQAARHAAFLHAERCVSEVEIVEVVEPLEWGRAAAFHSRGALALFEKRALFSPMMNTRAILDDAGVPYRWSRAFGPVAETIATHAALQQADAVIVDASQLSFLTRWWIIARLWRLTKAPVTMLH; this is encoded by the coding sequence ATGCTACGGCTGCTGATTCCCGTGATCCATCACGAAGGCGCGCTGCAAGCGGCGCGCCATGCCGCATTCCTGCACGCCGAGCGCTGCGTGTCCGAGGTTGAAATCGTCGAAGTGGTCGAGCCGCTCGAATGGGGCCGCGCCGCGGCTTTTCATTCACGCGGCGCGCTGGCGCTTTTCGAAAAGCGCGCGCTATTCAGCCCGATGATGAACACCCGCGCGATTCTCGATGACGCCGGCGTGCCATACCGCTGGAGCCGCGCCTTCGGCCCTGTCGCCGAAACGATCGCCACGCATGCGGCATTGCAGCAGGCCGACGCGGTCATCGTCGACGCGAGCCAGCTCAGTTTTCTGACACGCTGGTGGATCATCGCGAGGCTCTGGCGGCTGACAAAGGCGCCGGTCACGATGCTGCACTAA
- a CDS encoding glutathione S-transferase family protein, with amino-acid sequence MITLYSYPELYGLEDNNPYGLKVFAFLRLCGLAFDHRHVLDTKAAPRGQLPYLVDGEQTIGDSDAILSYLKRQYALTIDAALTDAQRDLDLMLRRTLDDLYWVMSYSRWRDDRFWPTFRAALLAQHADLAAESLEAAREYNFNRYHYQGIGRYEPEQAYARGVADLQVIANLIHDSGFLFGDRPVSIDTAVYGCIANIYFYDIDTPLKQCVVSQPQLVRYCVAMREAVENSRVAR; translated from the coding sequence ATGATCACCCTGTATTCGTATCCTGAACTGTACGGACTCGAAGACAACAATCCGTATGGGCTGAAGGTGTTCGCGTTTCTGCGCTTGTGCGGCCTCGCGTTCGACCATCGGCATGTGCTCGATACGAAGGCGGCGCCACGTGGGCAATTACCGTATTTAGTCGATGGAGAGCAAACAATCGGCGATAGCGACGCGATTCTGTCTTATCTGAAGCGCCAATACGCGTTGACGATCGACGCCGCGCTGACCGACGCGCAACGCGACCTCGACCTGATGCTGCGTCGCACGCTCGACGATCTGTACTGGGTGATGTCGTATTCGCGCTGGCGCGACGACCGTTTCTGGCCCACGTTTCGCGCGGCGCTGCTCGCGCAGCATGCGGACCTCGCGGCCGAATCGCTCGAAGCGGCGCGCGAGTACAACTTCAACCGCTATCACTATCAGGGGATTGGCCGCTATGAGCCGGAACAGGCGTACGCGCGCGGCGTCGCGGACCTGCAGGTGATCGCGAACCTGATTCACGACAGCGGTTTTCTGTTCGGTGACCGGCCGGTCAGTATCGATACCGCTGTCTACGGGTGCATCGCGAACATCTATTTCTACGACATCGATACGCCGCTCAAGCAGTGTGTCGTGTCTCAGCCGCAGCTCGTACGCTATTGCGTTGCGATGCGGGAGGCGGTGGAAAACAGCCGCGTGGCGCGCTAG
- a CDS encoding RNA-binding protein produces MADMVIGNIEDGTSEEEIQALLVKYGFPVYDAIQHVPGDGSRPAVLLSFNGTEPAALRMLQPRIHNLFWKNRRINVVILQERSDE; encoded by the coding sequence ATGGCTGACATGGTGATTGGCAATATCGAAGACGGCACCTCGGAAGAAGAGATTCAGGCGCTGCTCGTCAAATACGGCTTTCCCGTGTACGACGCGATTCAGCATGTGCCCGGCGACGGTTCGCGTCCCGCGGTGCTGCTGAGTTTCAATGGCACGGAACCGGCCGCGCTGCGAATGTTGCAGCCGCGCATTCACAATCTGTTCTGGAAGAATCGCCGGATCAATGTCGTGATCCTGCAGGAGCGCAGCGACGAGTGA
- a CDS encoding PTS sugar transporter subunit IIA produces the protein MAHPLAGLRALLRRSRSANSAGQGAEPGGRARRDPGRNVMLHVTVDAQHTTPFREALIRDCGNQQWTLRVAPLRDSGRVRLSLYLPKADVGHAIQRLSQLTPDAEVGQVVEIPDMPSDAWRSLIHANAQGDVPRPVNTRHADTRSPRGNGTHRADNRPGYGTTGSAVQRANERATERASAKTDEEAAEAAVENIIPAQPSLAQLLPASHVLLGLPVTDREALFAHLSESFETLCRVPADVVTAGLTAREALGSTGLGRGIAVPHGHIENLAQPVAIYARLAEPIAFDAPDAQPVGDIVALLVPQWADSAHLHLLAEVAQCFCDHHFRDRLHECEDAASVCRLFSGRETLEQAARGDRRLV, from the coding sequence ATGGCGCATCCATTGGCGGGCCTGCGCGCGCTGCTAAGGCGCAGCAGATCGGCAAACAGCGCGGGGCAAGGTGCGGAACCCGGCGGGCGGGCGCGCCGCGACCCCGGCCGCAACGTCATGTTGCACGTAACGGTCGACGCGCAACATACGACGCCATTCCGGGAAGCGCTGATTCGCGATTGCGGCAACCAGCAATGGACGCTGCGCGTGGCGCCGTTGCGCGACAGCGGGCGCGTGCGGCTCTCGCTGTATCTGCCGAAAGCCGATGTCGGCCATGCCATCCAGCGGCTTTCGCAATTGACGCCGGACGCCGAAGTTGGACAAGTCGTCGAGATTCCCGATATGCCGAGCGATGCGTGGCGCAGCCTGATTCACGCGAACGCGCAAGGCGACGTGCCGAGACCTGTCAATACGCGCCACGCCGATACGCGCTCCCCTCGCGGCAACGGCACACATCGTGCAGACAATCGCCCGGGCTATGGCACCACGGGCAGCGCAGTCCAACGTGCGAATGAACGTGCAACTGAACGCGCAAGCGCAAAAACGGACGAAGAAGCCGCGGAGGCCGCCGTCGAAAACATCATTCCCGCGCAGCCGAGCCTCGCACAGCTGCTGCCCGCGAGCCACGTGCTGCTCGGCTTGCCCGTCACGGACCGCGAGGCGCTGTTCGCGCACTTGAGCGAATCGTTCGAAACGCTGTGCCGCGTCCCGGCGGACGTCGTGACCGCCGGGTTGACGGCGCGCGAGGCGCTCGGCTCGACGGGTCTCGGGCGCGGCATCGCGGTGCCGCACGGCCACATCGAAAACCTCGCGCAGCCGGTGGCGATCTACGCACGCCTCGCCGAACCGATCGCGTTCGATGCCCCCGACGCGCAACCGGTCGGCGATATCGTGGCGCTGCTCGTGCCGCAATGGGCGGACAGCGCGCATCTGCATCTGCTGGCGGAAGTTGCGCAATGCTTCTGCGACCATCATTTCCGCGACCGCCTGCATGAGTGCGAGGACGCGGCATCCGTCTGCCGGCTCTTCAGCGGCCGCGAGACGCTCGAGCAGGCCGCGCGCGGCGACCGGCGGCTGGTTTGA
- a CDS encoding FAD binding domain-containing protein, whose protein sequence is MRSFDYTRASSVDAAISAHAPGTDTVFLAGGTTLLDLMKLDVMRPARVVDIHKLALTQIEVQGDGRVRVGAMVSNTDLARHEVIRTRYPVLSQALLSGASTQLRNKATTAGNVMQRVRCGYFRDGVSACNKREPGSGCAAIGGHNRNVHAVLGGSEQCIAAHPSDMCVAMAAIGATVHVQGPNGARDIDFLDFHLLPGDTPWKEHALSDGEMITHVTLDAPLPHSRSAYLKLRDRASYQFALASSAVIVVLDGNTIRDARIAMGGVGTKPWRATHAESALKGQPATQATFQQAAAIAMQGARSYGQNGFKIALGQQAIVRNLNTLVA, encoded by the coding sequence ATGCGCTCGTTCGACTACACCCGCGCTTCAAGCGTCGACGCCGCGATCTCTGCGCACGCGCCGGGCACCGACACCGTATTCCTCGCCGGCGGCACGACACTGCTCGATCTGATGAAGCTCGACGTGATGCGCCCGGCGCGCGTCGTCGACATCCACAAGCTCGCGCTCACGCAAATCGAGGTGCAGGGCGACGGCCGCGTGCGCGTCGGCGCGATGGTCAGCAATACCGATCTCGCGCGCCACGAGGTGATCCGCACGCGCTACCCGGTGCTGTCGCAGGCGCTGCTGTCGGGCGCGAGCACGCAGTTGCGCAATAAGGCGACGACCGCCGGCAATGTCATGCAGCGCGTGCGCTGCGGCTACTTCCGCGATGGCGTTTCAGCGTGCAACAAGCGCGAGCCGGGCTCGGGCTGCGCGGCCATCGGCGGCCACAACCGCAATGTGCATGCGGTGCTTGGCGGCAGCGAGCAATGCATAGCCGCGCATCCGTCGGATATGTGCGTTGCGATGGCCGCGATCGGCGCGACGGTGCATGTGCAAGGGCCGAACGGCGCGCGCGATATCGATTTCCTCGACTTTCATCTGCTGCCCGGCGACACGCCGTGGAAAGAGCACGCATTGAGCGATGGCGAAATGATCACGCACGTGACGCTCGATGCGCCGCTGCCGCATAGCCGCTCCGCGTACCTGAAGCTGCGCGACCGCGCGTCGTATCAGTTCGCGCTCGCGTCGAGCGCGGTGATTGTCGTGCTCGACGGCAACACGATTCGCGATGCGCGCATCGCGATGGGCGGCGTCGGTACGAAGCCGTGGCGCGCGACGCATGCCGAAAGCGCATTGAAGGGCCAGCCCGCGACCCAGGCGACGTTCCAGCAAGCCGCGGCGATCGCGATGCAAGGCGCGCGCTCGTACGGGCAGAACGGCTTCAAGATCGCGCTGGGCCAGCAGGCTATCGTCCGCAATCTGAACACGCTCGTCGCATAA
- a CDS encoding (2Fe-2S)-binding protein, with protein MTAYKDFTDPPSGKPGDDAASGSGEGTRADPRGVSRRGFLKSVGASGIAAAGTTMMSAAVLADEAPPVAKAPAAATGSGAYTVQFSVNGVAHKLNVEPNAVLLDVLRDRLQLTGTKKGCDHGQCGACTVHVNGVSVNSCLSIAVMHDGDEITTVEGLAKNGKLHPVQQAFWEHDAYQCGYCTSGQMMSAVAVLHDSRVPADDHSLREAMSGNICRCGAYKNIVAAIQDARGKMRRA; from the coding sequence ATGACAGCGTATAAGGATTTCACCGACCCTCCCTCTGGAAAGCCCGGCGACGATGCGGCAAGCGGCAGCGGCGAGGGCACGCGAGCGGACCCGCGCGGTGTCTCGCGCCGCGGCTTTCTGAAGTCGGTCGGCGCATCGGGCATTGCCGCCGCGGGCACGACGATGATGTCGGCCGCGGTGCTCGCCGACGAAGCGCCCCCCGTCGCAAAAGCGCCGGCCGCGGCAACCGGAAGCGGCGCGTACACGGTGCAGTTCAGCGTGAACGGCGTCGCGCACAAACTCAATGTCGAACCGAACGCGGTGCTGCTCGATGTGCTGCGCGACCGTCTGCAATTGACTGGCACGAAGAAGGGCTGCGACCACGGCCAATGCGGCGCCTGCACGGTGCACGTGAACGGCGTGTCGGTTAACTCGTGCCTCTCGATTGCCGTCATGCACGACGGCGACGAGATCACCACCGTCGAAGGGCTCGCGAAAAACGGCAAGCTGCATCCGGTGCAGCAGGCGTTCTGGGAACACGACGCGTACCAGTGCGGCTATTGCACGTCCGGGCAGATGATGAGCGCGGTCGCCGTGCTGCACGACTCGCGCGTTCCCGCCGACGACCATTCGCTGCGCGAAGCGATGAGCGGCAATATCTGCCGCTGCGGCGCCTACAAGAACATCGTCGCCGCGATTCAGGACGCGCGCGGCAAGATGCGGAGGGCATGA
- a CDS encoding acetate/propionate family kinase yields the protein MTDVILVLNAGSSSIKFRAYYREGKELGLGLHGQIEGLFSSPHFIAHDKNNEKAGEKSWGDGAKLSHEDGIHYISAFLTTHRGDNRLVAVGHRVVHGGGKFAKSVLATPDVVDELDKLTPLAPLHQPHNLKPIRIIAASRPDLPQVACFDTAFHRAQTEVAQAFALPESITSRGVRRYGFHGLSYEYIAQALPEFSPRAANGRAIVAHLGNGASMCAIEKGRSVASTMGFTAVDGLPMGTRCGSLDPGVLLYLLEELKMDTHAIEDLIYKQSGLLGVSGISGDMRKLLESDAPRARFAIDLYAYRIGREIGSLAAALQGLDALVFTAGIGENSAEIRRRAARHAAWLGIEIDESANEAGGPRISTPSSKVEVWAIPTDEELMIARHTREVVDAQ from the coding sequence ATGACCGATGTGATTCTCGTGCTGAACGCCGGCTCGTCGAGCATCAAGTTTCGCGCGTATTACAGGGAGGGGAAGGAACTCGGCCTCGGGCTGCATGGCCAGATTGAAGGTCTGTTCAGTTCGCCGCATTTCATCGCGCACGATAAAAACAACGAAAAGGCCGGCGAAAAAAGCTGGGGCGACGGTGCAAAGCTTTCGCATGAAGACGGCATTCATTACATCTCGGCGTTTTTGACGACGCATCGCGGCGACAACCGCCTCGTGGCGGTCGGCCATCGCGTCGTGCACGGCGGCGGGAAGTTCGCGAAATCGGTGCTCGCCACGCCGGATGTGGTCGACGAACTCGACAAGCTGACGCCGCTCGCGCCGCTGCATCAGCCGCACAACCTGAAGCCGATTCGCATTATCGCGGCGTCGCGGCCGGATCTGCCGCAGGTCGCGTGCTTCGATACGGCTTTTCATCGCGCGCAAACGGAGGTTGCGCAGGCATTCGCGCTGCCCGAGTCGATTACCTCGCGCGGCGTGCGGCGCTACGGTTTTCACGGGCTCTCGTACGAATACATCGCGCAGGCGCTGCCTGAGTTTTCACCGCGCGCGGCGAACGGGCGCGCGATCGTCGCGCATCTGGGCAATGGCGCGAGCATGTGCGCCATCGAGAAAGGGCGCAGCGTGGCGAGCACCATGGGCTTTACGGCCGTCGACGGTCTGCCGATGGGCACGCGCTGCGGCAGCCTCGACCCTGGCGTGCTGCTCTATCTGCTCGAAGAACTGAAGATGGATACGCACGCGATCGAAGACCTGATTTACAAACAATCGGGTTTGCTTGGCGTATCCGGTATTTCCGGCGATATGCGCAAGCTGCTCGAAAGCGATGCGCCGCGCGCGCGCTTTGCGATCGACCTGTACGCGTACCGGATCGGACGTGAAATCGGTTCGCTGGCGGCTGCGTTGCAAGGGCTCGATGCGCTCGTCTTCACGGCGGGCATCGGCGAGAACTCCGCGGAAATTCGCCGGCGCGCGGCGCGGCACGCGGCGTGGCTCGGCATCGAAATCGACGAATCAGCGAACGAGGCCGGCGGCCCGCGTATCAGCACGCCGTCAAGCAAGGTGGAAGTGTGGGCGATTCCGACCGACGAAGAACTGATGATCGCGCGGCATACGCGCGAAGTCGTCGACGCGCAGTGA